CTCACATCAAGCACTAAAATTGCAATGTGACTTTGAGCAAGCACCCTATTTGTGCGCTCAAGGGCAAATTTTTCAATCCCATAAATCTTACTTGCCCTTCTAATACCCGCTGTATCGACAAAGCGCAATGTTTTGTCCTCTATTTGCACTTCATCATCAACAGGGTCAATGGTCGTGCCAGCCACCTCGCTCACCACGCTTCTTTCCTTGCCAAGCAGAGCATTTAAAATCGAGCTTTTGCCCACATTCACACGCCCGATAATCCCCACAGCTATGCACTCTTGCTGTGATTGCATAGGAGATTCTATACTGGCTAAAAACTCCTCCAAACTCTCATCTATCTCCCCTGCAAGTTCGCCTCTTAAATGCGCACTTAAGGGCTGTTCGCTGGCTAAATGCAGCATTTCAAAGATTTCTTCAAGCAATATGCTTATGCCGCGATTATGCTGCACGGAAATAAAGCATAAAGATTCTGTGCCAAAGCTCGCAAAATCCCATGCCCTAAGCTTAATTTTATCATTATCAACTTTATTCACCACAAGTATAAGCATTTTGCCACTTTTTTGAATCTTACGAAAATGAGCTATGTCATCATCTTGAGGCATCATACTTCCATCTACCATATATAGCACTAAATCCGCTTCTTGTGCCGCTTGGAGTGAATGCTCGCTCACCTTAGCAAATAGCCCTTGTGCTTTCTCAAGCCCACCTGTATCAATAATCTCCACCTCCACGCCGCTTAGCTCAAAGCGCGCTTTTTTCACATCGCGCGTAGTACCGCTTACATTAGAAGTGATAGCAAGCTGTTGCTTGATGAGACGATTAAATAAAGAGCTTTTGCCCACATTTGGCTTACCTAAAATCGCAATAGTTTTCATCTTAACTTCTCTTAAAATAAAGTATTTCTAAACGATATGTTAGCTAAAGTTAGATGTTTTATGCATAAAATCACTACTATAAAAGGGGAGTATGATGAGGCGCATAGGTATTTTTATATGTTTATCTTTAGCCGTTGCTCACGCAAACACTTTGCAAGAAAATACTCTAAAAGCAAATTTAGAGGAGCATACCGCTACAGATTCTGAAACAAAAACAAATGCCATAGAGCCGCAAGCAGGCGCGCTAGCAGAACATACAGAATCTGCACAAAGTGTGGATTCTGTGAATGCAGATTCTATAAACCACACCCAAAATATTAAAGAAGATGTCAAAGAAAATGCTAAAGATAATAAATCCCAAGAAGTCTATGTCGATGAAGGCGTAATTTTTATGCTAGATAAAGATGATGCGGATTTTAATCTGTATGGTCAATCCTATGCGCTCCTGCCCCGCTCTGTGGCGCTCAAAAATTTTTTAAATCAGCAAAAATCCGCCCTTGATGCGCGCACTTTGCGCTCAAGCGATAACACCACGAAAATTTATAATCAAGGCAAAGAAATTTTATTTTATTACTCAAGCAATGGCGGCTCAAATCTCTATGCTAAAATCGCGCCAAAGCGCTACAAGCTCACACTTGAAGAGTTTAATGATGAAAGCAAAGAGCCGCATGAAATAGTGCATATTTATAGAATCCAAAATTTTAGTAAAGATATTTTAGACGCTCCCTGCTTTATCGTGCAAACAAGGCAATTTATCCGCGATAGAATGCGCAGCGAAATGCTTATTAATTTAGATAGGAAAATTAACCCAAAGCTGCTCACTCAAGGGCAAATCGAGCTATTTTTAGAATGCAGCCTCCCACAAAATGAAGAGATTTTTTAATGATGAAATAAGCCAAATATAAAATGAGATTCTATAAAATGCACGCTTCCCAAACTTGAATACTTAGATTCTATCTCTAAAGGTTGTGCCATATGCGAGGTTTTAAAATTTTTAGTGGCTCTGCCCACACACTTTTTAGCAATGAGCTTGCCAAATACTTAGATGTGAGCCTCTCAAAAGCCACTATCAACCGCTTTAGTGATGGCGAAATTAATGTGCAAATTGGCGAATCCGTGCGCGGCAGGGATATTTTTATCATTCAGCCCACCTGCGCGCCTACAAATGACAATCTTATGGAATTATTGATTATGACAGATGCGCTCAAGCGCAGTGGGGCAAATAGCATTAATGCTGTAATCCCCTATTTTGGATACGCAAGGCAGGATAGAAAGGCTGCTCCTCGCGTGCCAATTAGTGCTAAGCTTGTCGCAAATCTCATCGAGCAAAGCGGCGTTCATCGCGTGATTACAATGGATTTGCACGCAGGACAAATTCAAGGATTTTTTGATATTCCAGTGGATAATTTGTATGGCTCTATTGTGTTTCGCGATTATTTACGCGCTAAACCTTTTAAAAATCCCATTATCGCTTCGCCCGATATTGGTGGAGTGGCGCGCGCTAGGTATTTTGCTGATAGAATGGGAATGGATTTAGTCATCGTGGATAAAAAGCGCGAGCGGGCAAATGAAAGTGAAGTGATGAATATTATTGGCGATGTCGAGGGGAAAGATGTCATTTTAGTTGATGATATGATTGATACAGCAGGCACGATGTGTAAGGCTGCTGATGTGCTAAAGGCGCGCGGGGCAAATAGCATCATGGCTTTAGGCACACACCCCGTGCTAAGCGGTCCTGCTTTTGAGCGCATTGCTAAAAGTGCGCTTAATGAAGTTGTAGTAACAAATTCTATCCCTCTGCGCCTTGCTCACCCAAAGGTAAAGGTTTTAAGCGTAGCGCCGCTTTTTGCGGAGGTCATACGCAGAATCTACCACAGCGAAAGTGTCAATTCGCTCTTTATCTAATGCACAATATTGAGCTTTTAACCCTTGTAAGTATTGCTTTTTTCACTTCACTTGGACATTGCGTAGGTATGTGCGGGGGCATAGTGCTTGCGTATAGCAGCTGCTTAAATGCTAAAAATGCGCTAGATTCTAAGCTAGATTCTGTAGATTCTATAAAATCCACAGAATCTACAATCGCAAAACCCTCATTTCTTAGCCAAATCCCCTATCATCTTGCCTATCATGGTGGCAAAATCACTACTTATTGCTTTCTTGGCTTTATTGCCGGTAGCATTGGGCAGTTTGCTATGCCAGAGGCGCATATTAAACATTTTGCTTTGCTTATCATTGGCATTTTGCTTATTATCTTTGGCTTAAGTTTAGCGTGCTTTGCACCGCTTAAGCGGCTTTTTAGCGCCTTTAGTTCCTTGCCCTCTACATTTTTGCATAAACTCATAAGCATTATGCGCCCTTTGTTGCAATACCCCTCCACATATAGAATCTTCGCACTAGGCTTATGTAATGGCTTGCTGCCTTGTGGAATTGTGTATTATTTTTTGCTAACAGCGGCTGTAGCGGGGAGTGGGATAAATGGAGCATTTATTATGTGTCTTTTTGGCTTAGCCTGCGCGCCCTCACTGCTCACACTTGGACTTTTAAGCTCATTTTTGCAACATAAACGCGCTATTTTCTTACGGCTTGGCGGTGTGGCTATGGTGGCTTTTGGCGGCTATGAAGTATATAAATCTTTAAAGGCTATGATGTAAAGGAGTGAATATGAAATGTGCTTTTTTTGATAGAGATGGCGTGATAAATAAAGATTTAGGCTATGTGTATAGGATAGAGGATTTTGTCTTTTGCGATGGTTTATTTGAGCTTTTGCAAACGCTTAAAGCACAAGATTATCTTTTGCTAGTTATTACTAATCAATCTGGCATTGCGCGCGGGCTTTATACAGAATCTCACCTGCACACGCTTCATACATATATGCAGCAATGCCTGCAAGATAAGCTAGGCTTTAATTTTGATAGAATCTACTTCTGTCCTCACGCACCAGAGGCGCATTGCGAGTGTCGCAAGCCCAACATTGGTATGATAAAGCAAGCCTGCAAGGACTTTGAAATTGATTTGTCGCGCTCATTTTTTGTGGGCGATAAAATTACAGATATGCAGTGTGCGCAAAATGCTAATATTAATGAGAAATTTTTCTTATCAAACACAAATCTAGCGGATAATTCACTCAAAAATGTGCAGAATATTACCACTTTGCGCCAACTCCATAGTATAATAAAAGCACACCAAACACAATCTTAAAGTATCTTTAAGGAGCAAGTATGAAGTATATTTATGATGACTTAGCAGATAAAAGGATATTAATCACCGGTGGAGCGGGATTTATCGGCAGTAATCTTGCCTTTTATTTTCAAGAGTTTCACCCCCAAGCGCAAGTATATATTTTTGATAAATTCCGCGATGATACGCACTTCCCTAGCGGCAATCCCACATCTTTGGGGCATTTTAAGAATCTCTTAGGCTTTAAGGGTGAAATTATTACAGGCGATATTACCAATAAAGGCGATTTGGAGGCATTGCGCGCGTATGATTTTGATATTATTTTTCATCAAGCAGCCATTTCTGATACCACCGTGCTTAATCAAGAGCTTGTGTTAAAGACTAATCACGAGGCGTTTTTGCACCTGCTTGAGATTGCTAAAGATTCTAGGGCTATAATGATTTATGCCTCATCGGCTGGCACTTATGGCAATTCACCCGCGCCAAATATCGTAGGCGGCGGCGAAGTGCCTGAAAATGTATATGGATTTTCTAAGCTTTGTATGGACGAAAGTGTGAGAAAAATCCTACATAATGAGCCTACACGCCACATTATTGGCTTGCGCTACTTTAATGTTTATGGAGAGCGCGAATATTATAAGGGCAAAACCGCCTCGATGATTTTGCAGCTAGGATTGCAGGCGTTAAGGGATAAAAAAGTGCGGCTTTTTAAACACGGCGAGCAAAAGCGTGATTTTGTGTATATAAAAGATGTCATTCAAGCCAATGTCAAAGCGATAGAATCTGCTCATAGCGGCATTTATAATGTCGGCAGCGGCGAGGCTAGAAGCTTTAATGACATTATCACTTGTCTAAAAGATGGGCTTGGAGACTTTGAGGTAGAGTATTTTGATAATCCCTATAGCTTTTTCCAAACGCACACGCAGGCTGATATCACCTCCACGCAAGAGCATCTCTCATATAGCCCACATTTTAGCCTTGAAAAGGGTGTTAGCGCCTACCTTAACGATATCAAACATACTTTTGAGCGTATAAAATGTTTTTCTTAGAATCTAAACACCCAAAAATCCTTGTCATAGGTGATTTGATGATTGACCACTATGTGTGGGGGAGCTGCGAGCGCATTTCGCCTGAAGCGCCCGTGCAGGTGGTTGATGTCAAAGATGAGAGCAATCGCTTAGGTGGGGCGTGCAATGTGGCTAATAATCTTATCGCGCTTAAGGCGCAAGTATTTGTGTGCGGCGTGGTGGGCAATGATGAGGCGGGATTGTGGCTTGGGGATAAATTAGAATCTATGGGCGTTGATATTTCATATCTATTTGTGGATACTTCGCGCCCTACGACTAAAAAAACGCGCATTATTATTGCTAATCAACAAGTGCTGCGCGTGGATAGAGAGAGCAAACTGCCCATAGATTCTATAATCGTGCAAGATATTATGCAACGCCTTGATGCGCTGCTTGATGAAGTGGATTGCATTATTATTTCAGATTATAATAAAGGGCTTTTAAGCTATGAACTCACGCAATTTATCATTAAACACGCTAGAAGTAAAAATAGGCTTGTATTATGCGACCCTAAGGGCAATGATTATAGCAAATACAGCGGAGCTACGCTGCTTACGCCTAATAAAAAAGAAGCCCAGCTCGCCACAGGTATTGAGATTAATGACACTCCATCGCTTATACACGCAGGAATGGCGCTTAAAACACAATGCCATTTAGATATTTCACTCATTACGCTTAGCGAAGATGGTATTGGCGTCTTTGATAATAACACTATGCGCGTAATTCCTACAAAAGCAAAAGAGGTGTATGATGTAACTGGAGCGGGCGATACGGTCATTGCCGCGCTTGGCTTTAGCTTAAGCAGTGGGTGTGATATTTGGCAGGCTTGCGAGTTTGCAAATGCCGCTGCTGCTGTGGTGGTGGGCAAAGTGGGCAGCGCGGTAGCCTCACATAAAGAAATTATGCAATACCTCCATGCGCAATCTGCCAATATGCAACAGCATACAGAATCTAAAATCATCACGCTAGAAAATCTACTAGAAATTCTAAAAAATAGTGCTAATAATAAAATTGTTTTCACTAATGGCTGCTTTGATATACTGCATATTGGGCATTTAAGCTATCTTAATGCCGCAAGAGATTTAGGCGATATGCTCATCATAGGCTTAAATAGCGATGATTCTGTAAAAAGGCTAAAGGGTGAGCATAGACCCATTAATCCCCTGCATAATCGCGCACTTATGCTTGCGGGCTTAGCGTGCGTGGATTATGTGGTGAGCTTTTCGCAAGATACGCCCTTAGAGCTAATTAAAGCCATTAAGCCCGATGTGCTTGTAAAAGGCGGAGATTATAAAGATAAAATTATTATAGGCAGGGAATATGCCAAAGAGGTGGTTTTGCTAGATTTTGTAGAGGGCTATTCTACTTCAAATATTATTCAATCCATAAAAGGGCAATCCACACAAAGGAGCAAAAAATGACATCATTTATAGAATCTGAATTTAGCGCGCATTTAGCCAGTGCGCAAAAGATTTTTGCACTCACGCCACTTGTGGAAAAAAGTGCTTTAATGCTCAATCAATGCCTTGATAATGGAGGTAAGATTCTCATCTGCGGCAATGGCGGAAGCGCTGCTGATGCGCAGCATTTTGCCGCTGAACTCACAGGACGCTACAAAAAAGAGCGCAAAGCCCTAGCTGCTATCGCGCTAAGCGTGGATACTTCGGCATTAACTGCCATTGGAAATGACTATGGCTTTGAATTTGTATTCTCTCGCCAAGTTGAAGCCCTAGCCAATAAAGGCGATGTGCTATTTGCTATCTCTACAAGCGGCAACTCGCCAAATGTGCTCAATGCTGCCAAAATCGCACGCCAAAAGCAGTGCGCAATCATCGGCTTAAGCGGCAAAGATGGCGGCAAACTTAATGAAGTGTGTGATATTAATCTTGTTATGCCAGATAAGGACACGCCTAGAATCCAAGAGCTGCATATTCTTATTATACATATTTTATGCGATTTAATTGAGCGGCACTGCATAGAGCATTCATAGGCTAAGGCAGGCTTATGCTACTTCCTAAAACGCTTAAAATCTTGCAAGAAAACAAGCCAGAAGCGATTAAAGATACGCTTTCAAATATGCTTAATAGCGATGGCATTAATGTCGCGCTCATTGATTTAGTCTTTGGGCATTATTTTTTATATGTGCTTTTAAGCGATGGCGTGCTTACGCCTGTGTTTTTGTATGAAGGGCGCATTAGCTATAAGCAATCTCAAGCAAGTGGGCTGCCTAAAGTGCATTTTTGCCTATGCAGCGAGATTGAAAGAGATTTTAGCCTCCAAAATAGGGCAGATACGCTCTCCCATAGGCATTATCTAGCCAAAATTACACATAAAAACGCCTTTAGCATAAGCATTAGGCAGGGATTAAGTGAAGTGGGATTATATAATGACTATCCGCTTGAGCTATGCCCTATGTGCAGCGATATTCTAACTCATATGCGCGAGGGACAGACCATTGATAGCACGCTTAATGTGTATGTGTTTAATAACCAATATTTGCATTTGTTAGAATCTAACCCCACCTTGCGCCAAAAAGAACTCACAGCCCTGCAAGTAGCGCACCTTAGATGCTGTAAATGCAAAAAAGAAATCACGCTAGATTCTCAAATTTGGATACAAATCCACCACAATATCCTTAAAATTTATTGCTGTTGATTATTGCATTTATTTTGTGATAGAATGCTATTTTATGCGCAACAATCCACAACATTTGTAAGTATTTGCTAATTGCTTAAATAGGGGGTTACATGGCTTTGACACTAGGCATTGATATAGGCAGCACCACAGCAAAAGTCGCGCTTATGGACGGCGATGAGATTATTTTCCAACACTATGAGCGACATTACTCAAAGGTAAGAGAAAAAAGCATTGAGATTGTGCAGCGCATAGCGCAGACTATCGGCGATACAGAGCTTAAAGTAGCTATTTCTGGTTCCGCAGGCTTTGGAATCTGCAAGGCAACGGGCATTGACTTTGTGCAAGAAGTCTTTGCTACAGCGGGCGCGGTAAAGCATCTCGTGCCTGATGCTGATGCTGTTATCGAGCTAGGTGGGGAGGACGCAAAGATTATCTTTCTCACAGGTGGGACTGAAGAGCGTATGAATGGCTCATGCGCAGGTGGCACGGGAGCATTTATCGACCAAATGGTAACGCTGCTTGCCATAAGTGCTGAAGAGTTTGATAGAATCTCGCTCGAGCATAAAAAGATATATCCTGTCGCTTCGCGCTGTGGCGTGTTTGCCAAAACTGATGTGCAGCCGCTTTTAAATCAAGGGGTAAATAAAGAGGACATTGCTGCAAGTATCTTTCAAGCAGTGGTCAATCAAACTATCACCGGGTTAGCGCAAGGGCGCAAGATTGAGGGTAAGATTTTATTTCTAGGGGGTCCGCTTTTTTATTACAAAGGCTTGCAAGAGCGCTTTGCACAGACTTTAAACCTTGATGAAAAGCATGCCATTTTCCCAGACTTTGCCCAATATGCTGTGGCTATTGGTGTTTCACTACAGGCGCGCGAAGTTGAGAAAACCTTTACTTGTAAATCCCTCATAGCCACTTTGGAGGCAAGCAAAAACGCAGCTTCTACAAATAAATATCTCGAGCCGCTTTTTGCCTCACAAGATGATTATGATGCCTTTATCGCGCGGCATGAAAGCGCCAATGTCAATGAAGTGGATATAGAATCTGCGTATAAAGCTAATAATTATCAAAAAGTTGATGTCTATATCGGCATAGATTGCGGCAGCACGACTACAAAGCTAGCTATGCTAGATAGCCATAATGCAATTTTATATCAATACTATAATTCTAATAAAGGTAATCCCGTAGAAGTCATCTCCACGCAGCTTAAATATATTTATGAGCATTTTGGCGATAAGATTAATATCAAAGGTTCAGCCGTTACAGGCTATGGCGAGGAGCTTATTAAGGCAGGATTTAGCCTTGATGCGGGGCTTGTGGAGACTATGGCACATCTCAAAGCGGCAAAATACTTTAATCCCAAAGTTGATTTTATCATAGACATCGGTGGGCAGGATATGAAATGCTTTTATATCAAAAATCAAACCATAGATTCTATAATGCTCAATGAAGCCTGTTCAAGCGGCTGTGGGAGCTTTATAGAAACCTTTGCGCGCTCTATGGGATATGATATACAAACTTTCTCAAAGTTAGGATTAGAATCTAAGCACCCTGTTGAGCTAGGCTCACGCTGCACAGTGTTTATGAATAGCTCTGTAAAAGAGGCACAAAAAGAGGGCGCTAGCATTGAGGATATTAGCGCTGGACTTTCGATGAGTGTGGTAAAAAATGCTATTTATAAGGTTATACGCGCGCGCGATGCAGATGATTTGGGCAAACAAATTGTCGTGCAAGGCGGGACATTTTTAAATAATGCTGTGCTAAGAAGCTTTGAAAAAGAAATTGGTAGGGAAGTTATACGCCCCAAAATCAGCGGACTTATGGGGGCTTTTGGCGCGGCACTTTACGCAAAGGCACTAGGATTAGAGCAGTCAAGCACTATGAGCCAAAATGATTTAAGCACTTTCACACACACTGCTACAGCTAGCGTGTGCAGAATCTGCGGCAATAATTGTCAGCTTACTATTAATCGCTTTGGTGAGGGGAAAAAATT
This genomic stretch from Helicobacter jaachi harbors:
- the gmhB gene encoding D-glycero-beta-D-manno-heptose 1,7-bisphosphate 7-phosphatase, yielding MKCAFFDRDGVINKDLGYVYRIEDFVFCDGLFELLQTLKAQDYLLLVITNQSGIARGLYTESHLHTLHTYMQQCLQDKLGFNFDRIYFCPHAPEAHCECRKPNIGMIKQACKDFEIDLSRSFFVGDKITDMQCAQNANINEKFFLSNTNLADNSLKNVQNITTLRQLHSIIKAHQTQS
- the rfaD gene encoding ADP-glyceromanno-heptose 6-epimerase; translation: MKYIYDDLADKRILITGGAGFIGSNLAFYFQEFHPQAQVYIFDKFRDDTHFPSGNPTSLGHFKNLLGFKGEIITGDITNKGDLEALRAYDFDIIFHQAAISDTTVLNQELVLKTNHEAFLHLLEIAKDSRAIMIYASSAGTYGNSPAPNIVGGGEVPENVYGFSKLCMDESVRKILHNEPTRHIIGLRYFNVYGEREYYKGKTASMILQLGLQALRDKKVRLFKHGEQKRDFVYIKDVIQANVKAIESAHSGIYNVGSGEARSFNDIITCLKDGLGDFEVEYFDNPYSFFQTHTQADITSTQEHLSYSPHFSLEKGVSAYLNDIKHTFERIKCFS
- the der gene encoding ribosome biogenesis GTPase Der, with product MKTIAILGKPNVGKSSLFNRLIKQQLAITSNVSGTTRDVKKARFELSGVEVEIIDTGGLEKAQGLFAKVSEHSLQAAQEADLVLYMVDGSMMPQDDDIAHFRKIQKSGKMLILVVNKVDNDKIKLRAWDFASFGTESLCFISVQHNRGISILLEEIFEMLHLASEQPLSAHLRGELAGEIDESLEEFLASIESPMQSQQECIAVGIIGRVNVGKSSILNALLGKERSVVSEVAGTTIDPVDDEVQIEDKTLRFVDTAGIRRASKIYGIEKFALERTNRVLAQSHIAILVLDVSAPFVELDEKISSLIPKHRLGVIVVFNKWDKKYADFKQIKADFDKRFAFLSFAPTMSLSALNGRNIHKLKQEVLKVYERFCYRIPTSALNDCIAQATARHQIPSDHGKLVKIYYATQYASKPPQIALVSNRPQSLHFSYKRYLINMLRKQFDFEGVPILLSAKDKNAPKDETTRE
- the gmhA gene encoding D-sedoheptulose 7-phosphate isomerase, producing MTSFIESEFSAHLASAQKIFALTPLVEKSALMLNQCLDNGGKILICGNGGSAADAQHFAAELTGRYKKERKALAAIALSVDTSALTAIGNDYGFEFVFSRQVEALANKGDVLFAISTSGNSPNVLNAAKIARQKQCAIIGLSGKDGGKLNEVCDINLVMPDKDTPRIQELHILIIHILCDLIERHCIEHS
- the rfaE1 gene encoding D-glycero-beta-D-manno-heptose-7-phosphate kinase; translation: MFFLESKHPKILVIGDLMIDHYVWGSCERISPEAPVQVVDVKDESNRLGGACNVANNLIALKAQVFVCGVVGNDEAGLWLGDKLESMGVDISYLFVDTSRPTTKKTRIIIANQQVLRVDRESKLPIDSIIVQDIMQRLDALLDEVDCIIISDYNKGLLSYELTQFIIKHARSKNRLVLCDPKGNDYSKYSGATLLTPNKKEAQLATGIEINDTPSLIHAGMALKTQCHLDISLITLSEDGIGVFDNNTMRVIPTKAKEVYDVTGAGDTVIAALGFSLSSGCDIWQACEFANAAAAVVVGKVGSAVASHKEIMQYLHAQSANMQQHTESKIITLENLLEILKNSANNKIVFTNGCFDILHIGHLSYLNAARDLGDMLIIGLNSDDSVKRLKGEHRPINPLHNRALMLAGLACVDYVVSFSQDTPLELIKAIKPDVLVKGGDYKDKIIIGREYAKEVVLLDFVEGYSTSNIIQSIKGQSTQRSKK
- a CDS encoding ribose-phosphate pyrophosphokinase; this translates as MRGFKIFSGSAHTLFSNELAKYLDVSLSKATINRFSDGEINVQIGESVRGRDIFIIQPTCAPTNDNLMELLIMTDALKRSGANSINAVIPYFGYARQDRKAAPRVPISAKLVANLIEQSGVHRVITMDLHAGQIQGFFDIPVDNLYGSIVFRDYLRAKPFKNPIIASPDIGGVARARYFADRMGMDLVIVDKKRERANESEVMNIIGDVEGKDVILVDDMIDTAGTMCKAADVLKARGANSIMALGTHPVLSGPAFERIAKSALNEVVVTNSIPLRLAHPKVKVLSVAPLFAEVIRRIYHSESVNSLFI
- a CDS encoding acyl-CoA dehydratase activase, translated to MALTLGIDIGSTTAKVALMDGDEIIFQHYERHYSKVREKSIEIVQRIAQTIGDTELKVAISGSAGFGICKATGIDFVQEVFATAGAVKHLVPDADAVIELGGEDAKIIFLTGGTEERMNGSCAGGTGAFIDQMVTLLAISAEEFDRISLEHKKIYPVASRCGVFAKTDVQPLLNQGVNKEDIAASIFQAVVNQTITGLAQGRKIEGKILFLGGPLFYYKGLQERFAQTLNLDEKHAIFPDFAQYAVAIGVSLQAREVEKTFTCKSLIATLEASKNAASTNKYLEPLFASQDDYDAFIARHESANVNEVDIESAYKANNYQKVDVYIGIDCGSTTTKLAMLDSHNAILYQYYNSNKGNPVEVISTQLKYIYEHFGDKINIKGSAVTGYGEELIKAGFSLDAGLVETMAHLKAAKYFNPKVDFIIDIGGQDMKCFYIKNQTIDSIMLNEACSSGCGSFIETFARSMGYDIQTFSKLGLESKHPVELGSRCTVFMNSSVKEAQKEGASIEDISAGLSMSVVKNAIYKVIRARDADDLGKQIVVQGGTFLNNAVLRSFEKEIGREVIRPKISGLMGAFGAALYAKALGLEQSSTMSQNDLSTFTHTATASVCRICGNNCQLTINRFGEGKKFISGNRCDKPLGIKKLLFLPNLYDYKLNKLKALCAYENMDKSKLTKGKIGIPLGLNMYENLPFWHTLLSELGYEVVVSDVTTRKTFALGQYSIPSDTVCYPAKLLHGHIENLLNKGVDKIFYPCMSYSFAGDEKHKDSSTNNYNCPVVAYYPELLNANVDKLRAVRFFYPYFGLHKKEDFKKKGFAFFKKELGADKKSFLNAVQKAYEVRDEWLSDVKEQGEKALAFARSNKLKAIVLCGRPYHIDPEINHGIDKLINSLGLVVLSEDSIEHLAEAGELHILNQWSYHSRLYNAAALASKYDNVELVQLVSFGCGIDSITSDEVREILEANGKFYTQLKIDEISNLGAVKIRIRSLLGAMEEKQAQNRAKHILGSQPILENV
- a CDS encoding sulfite exporter TauE/SafE family protein; its protein translation is MHNIELLTLVSIAFFTSLGHCVGMCGGIVLAYSSCLNAKNALDSKLDSVDSIKSTESTIAKPSFLSQIPYHLAYHGGKITTYCFLGFIAGSIGQFAMPEAHIKHFALLIIGILLIIFGLSLACFAPLKRLFSAFSSLPSTFLHKLISIMRPLLQYPSTYRIFALGLCNGLLPCGIVYYFLLTAAVAGSGINGAFIMCLFGLACAPSLLTLGLLSSFLQHKRAIFLRLGGVAMVAFGGYEVYKSLKAMM